CGCACAACACAATGATGTCGTCGCTTTGCGCCAGCTTCCAGTCCCAGGGCATAAAGGTGATCCCGGTCGGGGTCACGGAAGCGAGAACCCAGTGGTTGGTTGTCTTCTTCTGGGTCCCGCATAGGCACGTGTACACAGGTGTCATGGCCATGGACTACCTCCTCCTCCCCTCGACCGGTCAGGAGATAAAGCGATGCAGTTCTGCCGGATCGAGAGAGGTCGGATCGTGAGTCGTTTCGTGTCGTATTCGTGATCCGACACTTATGGGACGCAGGGACCGGGGCTCCGGGTTCTCTGCGGTAAAAATTTCTTTTGTTAATTTGCGGTGTAACCACGGCTCCGTTGAGCAACGGAGACGCCCAACCGCTACTTTGGTGGGAGTCGCACGACATGGCAAGGGATGCAAAACGGGGGCTCAGCCGAAGAAACCGCCCCGAAGATGACCGTGTCTGAAAAGGATCCCAACCTCCTCAGAAGCTCGTTCAGCTCGGTATTTGCATAGCGATCGTGAGAGTCCTTGACCTCGGTACGCTTGTTGAAGAGAACATCCGCCTCATCGAAGAAAAGAATTGCCCCGGAAGAGCTGGCAGCACGGAAGATACGCTCCAGGTTCTTTTCGGTCTCACCAATGTACTTGGAGACGACCGCGCTCAGGTCGACACGCATGAGTTCCCGGCCCGCCTCATGCGCGATTGCTTCCGCCGCAGCCAGGGCACGAGAGCGATCTCCCGTAAGCAGCAAAGGATCGACACGCTTGCCAGAACGGGCGGAACTCGCAACCGCGTGTAATTGCTTGAAAGCCGCCTGCGACAGAGCGAGAGTCGAGAGCGAGCGTACGGGTTGGGTCGTGCGGATGAACGGCATTGGGGTTCACCTCCGTGTTGTTGA
This portion of the Edaphobacter sp. 4G125 genome encodes:
- a CDS encoding AAA family ATPase, whose product is MPFIRTTQPVRSLSTLALSQAAFKQLHAVASSARSGKRVDPLLLTGDRSRALAAAEAIAHEAGRELMRVDLSAVVSKYIGETEKNLERIFRAASSSGAILFFDEADVLFNKRTEVKDSHDRYANTELNELLRRLGSFSDTVIFGAVSSAEPPFCIPCHVVRLPPK